The Streptomyces hundungensis genome contains the following window.
CGGCCGCGAGGCGGTGCAGCTGGCCCGGGTCGCCCAGCAGGGCGTCGGATCGGCGGCGCCGCCCGTGGTGCAGTCGCTGCTCAACGCTGTGGAGGCGCGCGGGCACGGGGTGCTCGGCGAGGTCCGCGCCTGTACGGCGTCGCTGGCCCGGGCCGAGCGGGCCCTGGAGAGCGCGCGGCCCGGCGACGACGTGCCGCACTGGGGGCGGTACTTCGACGAGGCACAGCTCGCCGACGAGTTCGGCCACTGCCACCGCGACCTCCAGCAGTACCGCACCGCCGCCCAGCACGCGGAGCGCTCGCTGCAACTGCGCGCGCCGGGCTATGCCCGCTCCCGGCTGTTCAGCCGGGTCGTGCTCGCCACCGCCCGGCTCGGCCTCGGCGAACTCGACCAGGCCTGCGCGCTGGGCGCGGAAGCGGCGCAGCAGGCCAGCGAGATGAGGTCGGCGCGCGCCGTGGAGTACGTACGTGACTTCGAGCGCCGCCTGGAGCCGTACCGGGACGCGGCGGCGGTGCGCACCTACCGGGACCGGGTGGCCGCGCTGGGCTGAGCGCGGCTGCCGGGACCGGGTGGTTGCGCTGGGCTGAGCGTGCTGGGGGGGCGAGCGGGGGGCGCGGGTGGTCAGGCCGCCTTGTGGATCACCTCCGCCGTCGCCTGCCAGGACGGGACGCCCAGATCGGTGAGGATCGCCCGGGCGGCGCGCCGGCCCGAGTACAGGGCGCCCTGCACGGTGCCGGTGTCGCGGTGGTCGCCGCAGACGTACAGGCCGGCGAGCAGCCGCACCGGGCGGCGCAGATCGTGCGGGGCGGGCATCGAGGGCACCGCCTGCGGGGTGTGGTGCACGGCCAGCAGCTCCCACGCCCGCGTGGACGTGGCGTACAGACGCGCCAGTTGACGGCGTACGGCGTCCTCCAGATCGGCGGGCGGGGGGCCGAGCACGGTCGAGGTGACCAGGGCCCGGCCGTGCGGCGCGCGGCTCGGATCGACCTCGCTCATCACCGAGGTGTACGCCACCGGCCCGCTGCGGTCCGCGTCGAGGAGCAGCGCCGGGTCGGCCAGCGGCGACCTCGCCATGGTGTGGTGCAGCACGGTCAGGGGATGGAAGTCCGGGACCCGTAGACCGGGCAGCAGCTCGGCGGCGGCGGGTGCGTCGGTGGCCAGGAGCACGGAGCGGCAGCCCAGCACGCCGTGGTCGGCGGTGGTGACCGAGGTCGTGGCGACGGAGGTCACCTTCACGTCGGTACGCACCGTGCCGGGCGGCAGGGCCCGGGCGAGCAACTCGGGCAGGGTGGCCGCGCCGCCCGCCGGGACGCACAGCCGGCCGCGGGCGAAACCGCGCAGCGCCAGGTCGGCGCAGCGGCTCGACGTGGTCAGGTCCGGGTCGCAGAGCAGCGCGGAGAGCAGGGGGCGCAGGAAGCCGTCCAGGGTGCGGGCGGGCAGGCCCCGCCCCAACAGGGCCTGGCCGATGGGGAGTTCGGGGCGCGCGGTGAGCCGCTCGACGGGGGTCGCGGCCAGCCGGGCGAGCGCCTTGCCGAGCCGGGCCTGATCGAGGGCGCCGCCGAGCGGGGTGACCGCGCCCCGAGGGGCGCTCGCACGGGCGCGCGCGGCGGCCAGTGCGCCCCGTGCGCTCCCTGTCACGCCGGCCCGGTAGTGCCGGCCCTCGCTGTGCACGAGGGCGCCCGGCGAGAACGCCCGCAGCGGCACGTCCGCCAGGCCCGGGGTGCGGCGCAGTTCCGGGTACGAGGTCGAGAGAAGCTGGCCTATCCGGTCCAGCCGGAAGCCGTCGACCGAGGCGGTCGACATGCGGCCGCCCACGTCGGGGGCGGCCTCCAGGACGCTGACCGCGACTCCCGCGCCGGTCAGCTGATGAGCCGCTGACAGGCCCGCGAGCCCGGCCCCCACGATGAGTACGTCCGCATGGTGTGCGGTACTGAGCACGTGGCCCTCCCCGAGGTAGGCGCGGTAGGTGGAGGCCTCATGCCCCCAACTGGCCCACGGAATGCCGGAGTTCGGGGAGAGAGTAGGTATCTTCTCGGGGTTCGGGGTGGTGCGCGTGGGGGTGGGCGTTGGGGCATGGCGGGCGCACGGTTGCCCTCCGGGGGTGGGCCGTGGCTCTTGCCGGGGTGGCCCACCTCCGCCACCCCCCACCCGGGGCTCCGCCCGGCCCGGCCCCCAGCGTGCTCCGGGGACGACGGTCGCGCAGTTCCCCGCGCCCCTAACCCCTCTCGATCCCGGCGGACCGTGCCCGCTTCTCGCGCAGTTCCCCGCGCCCCTAAAGACCCATCGGTGTGCGGGTCGTGGTCGCTTCTCGCGCGGTTCCTCGCGCCCCCAAGGAACCCGTTTTCGTCTGCGGGCCGTGGGTGGCTGGGCGCGCAGTTCCCCGCGCCCCTAAAGACGCTTCGGTCTGCGGGTCGTGGTCGCTTTTTGCGCGGTTCCTCGCGCCCCTGAAGAACCAACCCGTTTTCGTCTGCGGGCCGTGGGTGGTTGGGCGCGCAGTTCCCCGCGCCCCTAACTACTTGGTGCTGGCCAGCACCTTCAGCCTGTCCGGCGATTGAGGACGAGCGCCCTTAAGGCGCGAACGGGGTCTGGGGCGGAGCCCCAGGGGCCCGGGGCTGTCCAACCCCCGTCACGGGCGGGTGGGTGGGCAAACGCGGTGGGGTCTGGGGCGGAGCCCCAGGGGGGCCGGGGTCAGCCAACCCTGGGGCTCAGGGGGTTGGGGGAACCCCCTGGCTTGCTGCCGTGCGGATCGCCGGCTCGATTTCGGGGAAGGCGAAACTGAACCCCGCCGACAGCAGCCGCCCCGGCCGCACCCGCTGCCCGCCCAGGACATCCCCCGCCGCCTCCCCCAGCACAAGCCGAACCGCCGCCGCCGGCACGGGCAGCAGGGCCGGGCGGCGCAGCACCCGGGACATCGCCGCCGTCACCTCCCGGTTCGTCACCGGCTCCGGCGCCGTCAGGTTCACCGGCCCCGAAAGGGACTCCGTGTCCACCAGGAACCGCAGCGCCGCCACCTCGTCGTGCAGCGCGATGAACGACCAGTACTGGCGCCCGCTGCCGAGCCGGCCCCCAAGCCCCGCCCGGAACAGCGGGATCAGCTTCGCCCAGGCGCCGCCGTGGCGGGCCACCACCAGTCCCGTACGCGCGAACACCGTCCGGATGCCCGCCTCCCGGGCCGGGGCCGCCGCCTCTTCCCACTCCACGCACACCGAGGGCAGGAAGCCCTCGCCCGGCGGCGCCGACTCGTCCACCAACCGGTCGCCCGTGTCGCCGTAGTAGCCGATCGCCGACCCGCTGACCAGCACCTTCGGCGGGGTGTCGAGCGAGGCGAGCGCCTCGGCGAGCGCGGCCGTGCCGAGCAGCCGGCTGTCCCGGATCTCCTTCTTGTACGCGGCGGTCCACCGGTGGTCGGCCACGCCCGCCCCCGCCAGATGCACCACCGCTTCGCAGCCGGCCAGCCCCGCCGCGTCCACGTACTGGCGTACCGGATCCCAGGCGACCTCGTCGGGTGCGCCCGGCCGGCGCCGTACGAGACGGAGCACCTCGTGCCCGTCCGCCCGCAGCGAGCGCACCAGCTCCGTACCGATCAGTCCTGTCGAACCCGTCACCGCGATCTTCATGGAGTCCATCCTCGCGCTCGCCGGCCCGTGGCACAGTGACCGCATGGCCGAGTCGTCCCGCGATCCCCGTCCTTCTCCTCCCACCCCTGCCGTGTCGCCCGTGCGGATTCGCCCCGCCCGGCGCTCGGACGGCGAGGCGCTGGGCGCGCTCACCCGGGCCGTCTGGTCCCCGCTGCATTCCGTGCAGCCGCGCCCGACCGAGCCGTACGAGCCGTTCTTCGACGAGCGGCACGAGGCCGCGGACTACCTCGTGGCCGAGGTGGACGGCGAACTCGCGGGGTTCATCCGGCTGGTGCCCGCCACGCCGCTCGCCTGCAACCGGCACGTCCGGCAGATCCAGGGGCTCGAAGTCGCCGAGGCGGCCCGCGGCCGGGGCGTGGCCCGGGCCCTGCTGCACGCGGCGTACGACGCCTCCCGCAGGCAGGGCGCCACCCGCATCACGTTGCGCGTGCTCGGCCACAACACGCCGGCCCGCACGCTGTACGCGGCGGAGGGCTTCGCCGTCGAGGGCGTACTGCCGGGCGAGTTCCTCATCGAGGGCAGGTACGCGGACGACGTCCTGATGGGGCGCTCCCTGCTGGAAGGCTGACCCGGGCGCTCGAAAACCGACCCGGGCGGCCCGGCGAAATCCGGTCCCACGGGCATCACCCGCGGCCCGGCGAGATCCGGTCCCACGGGCATCACCCCCGCGCCCTCACCGCCCCAACAGCCGCATCCCGCCCGTCAGTTCGCGCAGACAGCGCACCGCGAGTTCGGCGGGGGAGCCGGTGCCCGAGACCGGGGCGTCCGTCGCGGCCCAGGCCTCCAGCGCCACCCGGATCGCGTCCGTGGCCGCGGCCGCGGCGAGCCGTACCTCCAGGGCGTCCGCCCCCGGCCCCGCGAGGCGGGCGAGCACGGGCAGCAGGCGCTCCTCGGAGTCCTGGTTGACCCGGTACCAGACCGCGCGCAGCGCCGCGTCGTGCTCGGCCGCGCGCAACAGGCCCCGGGTCCAGTGCAGTTGCTCGACGGCGGGTGCGTCGGGCGCCGCGAGGGCCTCCCGCACGGCGGAATCCAGGATCGCGGCGAGCGGGCCCGGTTCGGCCGCTTCCAGGAGCGCCCGCCAGCGTTCGGCGCCGCCGGACAGGAGCGGGCCGACCGCGTCCTGCTTGGAGCGGAAGTAGCGGTAGAAGGTGCGCAGCGCGACCCCGGAGTGCCGGGCGATGGCCTCGGCGGTGGTGCCGTCGGGCCCGTGCTCGGCGAAGAGCGCGGCCGCGGCGCGGGCGATGTCGAGCTGGGTCGCGGCCTTGCGGCGCTCGGTCAGCGAGGGCCGGGACGGGGAGGCGGGCTGCGGATCGGAGGCGGTCACGTCGTCAGCGTACGCGCGCACCCAGGTGGTATGCACGCTTTGACGACATGGCAAAACGTGTCACCTGGGCGTACGGTGGTGTTCCCCCGGGTGTTCCGCCCGGGCCGCCAACCCGAGAAAGCTGGACCGCGATGAGCCCGAACACCGTCACCGACCGCTACGAAGGACGCCGTGCACTGGTCACCGGCGGCGGTTCCGGCATCGGGCAGGCCACCGTGCTTCGCCTGCTCGCCGAGGGCGGCCACGTCGTCGCCGCGGACGTCAGCGAGGCCGGTCTGAAGGACACCGCCCAGAAGGCGGGCGCGGGGCTCGGGCGGCTGACCACCCTCGTCATCGACATAGCCGACGAGGCCTCGGTCACCGAGGGCGTCACCGCCGCGGTCTGCGCGCTCGGCGGCCTGGACGTCCTGGTCAACGCGGCCGGCATCCTGCGCTCCTCGCACACCCACGAGACGAGCCTGGCCGAGTTCAACCAGGTCGTCGCGGTCAATCTGACCGGCACCTTCCTGATGATCCGCGAGGCGATCCCGGCGCTGCTCGAAGGCCGTGGCGCGGCGGTCGTCAACTTCAGCTCGACCTCCGCGGTGTTCGCCCACCCCTACATGGCGGCGTACGCGGCCAGCAAGGGCGGCATCCAGTCGATGACGCACGCGCTCGCCGCCGAGTACGCCAAGCAGGGCATCCGCTTCACCGCGGTGCAGCCCGGTTCGATCTCCTCCGGCATGACCGACGGCACCGGCGCCTCCCGGGCGAGCGTGGGCCCGGGCCTGCCCGCCGACGCCGACATGTCGCTCTTCGTGAAGCTCGCCCCGGCGATCGGCCAGGGCTTCGCAGGACCGGAGACGGTGGCGTCGGTGGTCGCGATGCTGGCGAGCGACGACGGCCGTTTCATCACCGGCACCGAGGTCCGCGTCGACGGCGGAACGCACTTCTGAGCCACCCGCGCCCGGGCGGCGAGACGCGCCCCGCGCCCCGGACGACGCTCGCGCGCCCGCCCCGGACGACGCCCTCGTGCCCGCTCCCGCGCGCAGCCCCGCTCAGCCCGTGCCGAAGCGTTCCCACAGGCGGGGGTAGCGGGAGGCGAGCGCCGTGTCGTCCTCGAAGTCCAGCGCGGTCCCCTCCGGCTCGTCGGCCTGGGGCGGGATGCCGAGGTCGGGGGCGACGACTCCGGTGAGCTGCTCATACGCCTCGTCGGCCGCGTAGCCGAGTTCCTCGCCGTCGCCGTCGACCTCCTCGTCGAACTCCCCGAGCAGGTCGGCCAGGGCGTCGGGGTCGTGCAGCGCGCCCTCGAAGACCTCGCGGCCCTGGCCGATGAGCCAGCAGCGGAAGTAGTCGAAGGTGTCGTCGCCGGCCCCGTCGAGCAGCACCGCCGCGGCGCCCCACAGGTCCCAGCGGTAGGCGCGGTTGTAGCGCGCCTCGAAGTGCCGGGCGAAGTCGAGCACGGAGTCGGGGTCCAACTGCACCAGCCGTTCCACGAGCAGGTCGGCCTGTTCCTCGGGGTCGCCGTCGGCGGCCTCGCGGGTACGGTCGACGATCTCCCAGAACTCCGTCTCGTCCATCACGGATCCAGCATCGTGGGTGGCGGGAGGCGGCGCACGCGGAGCGGCGCTTTTCGTCCGGTTGCCACGCCGGGCCACCCCTGGCACACCTGTCGCCCCCCTCGGGGCCGTGTCGTGCGGCCCGTGGCGGGCAAGGGCGGAGGGGGTACCCGGGGGGCGCGCTACTGGCCGGGCCATTCGTCCAGCGGGCGCAGTGGTGTCGCCACCGTCTCCCAGCGCGAGTCGAACCAGGCCTGGGCCTGCTGGAACTCCGCACGCTCCAGGGACCGGGCCCCGTTGCCTTCGAGGGTGGCCGGGAACAGGGTGTCGCTGTGCAGTTCCAGCACCTCTATGGACGCGGCGTCCACCAGGATCCGGGTCTTGCGCAGGAAGTAGTAGCCGGTCAGCATCTGGGTGCCGTTGATGAGGTAGCGCTTCTCGCCGGGCACCGTCGGCAGGACCCGGATCTCCACGGACACCGACCCCACCGTGCCCTCCTCGGCCAGCTGTGTGAGCGAGTGGTGGAGCGCCTCCGCGTACATCCGGATGACCCGGCGCAGCCGCCGCAGCGGGCGCAGGTCCTCCGGGTCGTCGAGGTGGCGGGGATAGGGGTGGTGGGTGTCCAGGTCCGGCACCAGGACCCGGACCCGGATCGACCGCGGCGCCGGGCGGTCGCCGAGCCCGATGAGTTCGGCCTGCTGTTGGACGGCCCGGGACAGTTCCTCGGTGTGCAGCGACCAGACGTCGAGGGAGACATGGGGCGCCTCGAAGGCGCGGGAGATGTAGTAGACCAATGGTCGCCCGATGGCAGCCTGGCGAGCCACCCGGGCACCCCGGCCCGAGACACCCTCCTCCAGGAGCTGCTCGTCGCGCAGCAGTTGGAGCGCCTTCTGCACGGTGCCGCGTCCGCAGTGGAAACGGCGCATGAGCTGCTCCTGTTTAGGCAGCCCCTCGCCGGGCGCCGGCACCCCGTTCTGGATGTCCTGGCGCAGCGCGTCGGCGACCAATCGGTAGCGGGGGATCTCCCCGGCGTCGTCCCGGTCGGCCCCGGTGGTGTGGGTCGTCACCCACAGAGGCTACAACTCGCGGTCAGGACAGGACAGATGGTTGTGCCGACCGGTCAACTGCCGTACTTGACCGGCTGGTTGAGCCGGTTGGCCGGGCAACTTCCCATTGGCATAGTCGTGTTGGTCGATATGCAGCCGGTTGACCATAGATGGCAGCCATTCAGTCCGGGTAGGAGGAGGGAACACAATCGCCTGCCA
Protein-coding sequences here:
- a CDS encoding NAD(P)/FAD-dependent oxidoreductase; translated protein: MLSTAHHADVLIVGAGLAGLSAAHQLTGAGVAVSVLEAAPDVGGRMSTASVDGFRLDRIGQLLSTSYPELRRTPGLADVPLRAFSPGALVHSEGRHYRAGVTGSARGALAAARARASAPRGAVTPLGGALDQARLGKALARLAATPVERLTARPELPIGQALLGRGLPARTLDGFLRPLLSALLCDPDLTTSSRCADLALRGFARGRLCVPAGGAATLPELLARALPPGTVRTDVKVTSVATTSVTTADHGVLGCRSVLLATDAPAAAELLPGLRVPDFHPLTVLHHTMARSPLADPALLLDADRSGPVAYTSVMSEVDPSRAPHGRALVTSTVLGPPPADLEDAVRRQLARLYATSTRAWELLAVHHTPQAVPSMPAPHDLRRPVRLLAGLYVCGDHRDTGTVQGALYSGRRAARAILTDLGVPSWQATAEVIHKAA
- a CDS encoding TIGR01777 family oxidoreductase, with the protein product MDSMKIAVTGSTGLIGTELVRSLRADGHEVLRLVRRRPGAPDEVAWDPVRQYVDAAGLAGCEAVVHLAGAGVADHRWTAAYKKEIRDSRLLGTAALAEALASLDTPPKVLVSGSAIGYYGDTGDRLVDESAPPGEGFLPSVCVEWEEAAAPAREAGIRTVFARTGLVVARHGGAWAKLIPLFRAGLGGRLGSGRQYWSFIALHDEVAALRFLVDTESLSGPVNLTAPEPVTNREVTAAMSRVLRRPALLPVPAAAVRLVLGEAAGDVLGGQRVRPGRLLSAGFSFAFPEIEPAIRTAASQGVPPTP
- a CDS encoding GNAT family N-acetyltransferase; this translates as MAESSRDPRPSPPTPAVSPVRIRPARRSDGEALGALTRAVWSPLHSVQPRPTEPYEPFFDERHEAADYLVAEVDGELAGFIRLVPATPLACNRHVRQIQGLEVAEAARGRGVARALLHAAYDASRRQGATRITLRVLGHNTPARTLYAAEGFAVEGVLPGEFLIEGRYADDVLMGRSLLEG
- a CDS encoding TetR/AcrR family transcriptional regulator — translated: MTASDPQPASPSRPSLTERRKAATQLDIARAAAALFAEHGPDGTTAEAIARHSGVALRTFYRYFRSKQDAVGPLLSGGAERWRALLEAAEPGPLAAILDSAVREALAAPDAPAVEQLHWTRGLLRAAEHDAALRAVWYRVNQDSEERLLPVLARLAGPGADALEVRLAAAAATDAIRVALEAWAATDAPVSGTGSPAELAVRCLRELTGGMRLLGR
- a CDS encoding SDR family NAD(P)-dependent oxidoreductase, yielding MSPNTVTDRYEGRRALVTGGGSGIGQATVLRLLAEGGHVVAADVSEAGLKDTAQKAGAGLGRLTTLVIDIADEASVTEGVTAAVCALGGLDVLVNAAGILRSSHTHETSLAEFNQVVAVNLTGTFLMIREAIPALLEGRGAAVVNFSSTSAVFAHPYMAAYAASKGGIQSMTHALAAEYAKQGIRFTAVQPGSISSGMTDGTGASRASVGPGLPADADMSLFVKLAPAIGQGFAGPETVASVVAMLASDDGRFITGTEVRVDGGTHF
- a CDS encoding DUF4240 domain-containing protein, which produces MDETEFWEIVDRTREAADGDPEEQADLLVERLVQLDPDSVLDFARHFEARYNRAYRWDLWGAAAVLLDGAGDDTFDYFRCWLIGQGREVFEGALHDPDALADLLGEFDEEVDGDGEELGYAADEAYEQLTGVVAPDLGIPPQADEPEGTALDFEDDTALASRYPRLWERFGTG
- a CDS encoding winged helix-turn-helix domain-containing protein; protein product: MTTHTTGADRDDAGEIPRYRLVADALRQDIQNGVPAPGEGLPKQEQLMRRFHCGRGTVQKALQLLRDEQLLEEGVSGRGARVARQAAIGRPLVYYISRAFEAPHVSLDVWSLHTEELSRAVQQQAELIGLGDRPAPRSIRVRVLVPDLDTHHPYPRHLDDPEDLRPLRRLRRVIRMYAEALHHSLTQLAEEGTVGSVSVEIRVLPTVPGEKRYLINGTQMLTGYYFLRKTRILVDAASIEVLELHSDTLFPATLEGNGARSLERAEFQQAQAWFDSRWETVATPLRPLDEWPGQ